Proteins from a genomic interval of Amycolatopsis sp. cg13:
- a CDS encoding ATP-binding protein, with amino-acid sequence MDVQEDTRALSCHGIVAEPGALRALRHRLLAWALESGIPDDRAHDIVLAGYEALANVADHAYPGEPGLVDLDAVCRPDSVEVVIADHGEWRPPDEAEDDPVSVRGRGLLLVQATADRADVRTGADGTVVTLGWQLD; translated from the coding sequence ATGGACGTGCAGGAGGACACCCGCGCACTGAGCTGTCACGGGATCGTCGCGGAACCGGGGGCGTTGCGCGCGTTGCGGCACCGGTTGCTGGCGTGGGCGCTGGAGTCGGGCATTCCGGACGATCGCGCGCACGACATCGTGCTGGCCGGGTACGAGGCGCTGGCGAACGTCGCGGATCACGCGTATCCGGGCGAGCCCGGGCTGGTGGACCTCGACGCGGTGTGCCGGCCGGACAGCGTCGAGGTCGTGATCGCGGACCACGGGGAGTGGCGTCCGCCGGACGAGGCCGAGGACGACCCGGTTTCGGTGCGCGGACGCGGGTTGCTGCTGGTGCAGGCGACGGCGGATCGGGCCGACGTGCGGACCGGCGCGGACGGCACGGTGGTCACGTTGGGATGGCAGCTGGACTGA
- a CDS encoding FMN-binding glutamate synthase family protein: protein MARLSVVRFGLVAGLVVLAAGAVALSAAVSAWWWFLAAPLLVLAATGMYDVTQRRHSVLRNYPVLGHLRFLLESIRPELQQYFVERNFDGRPYDRDVRSIVYQRAKGTAAEEPFGTERDVYAEGYEFLVPSLAPVPVPDTVPRVRVGGPDCTRPYEMALLNVSAMSFGSLSSNAILALNQGAARGGFAHDTGEGGLSEYHLRGGGDLIWEIGTGYFGCRTSDGDFDPSTFSDKAAHDSVKCVSLKLSQGAKPGMGGVLPGTKVNAEIARVREVPLGETVVSPPYHRVFSTPRELVLFIARMRELAGGKPTGFKLCVGSRVQVLAVCKAMLAEGITPDFIVVDGAEGGTGAAPLEFADHLGTPLTEGLHTVHNALVGTGLRDRIKLGASGKVATGADVVKRLIQGADYTNAARAMMFAVGCIQSQRCHTNKCPVGVATQDPRRGRALDVGDKTERVRRYQEATVASAMRIMAAMGVSDPAELSPQLLRRRVDARTVLSYGEWYDWLSPGELLAGPPKGWAEEWAAADPDRFA from the coding sequence GTGGCAAGACTCAGTGTGGTCCGATTCGGACTGGTCGCGGGGCTGGTCGTGCTCGCGGCCGGGGCAGTGGCGCTCAGCGCGGCGGTGTCGGCGTGGTGGTGGTTCCTGGCGGCGCCGTTGCTGGTGCTCGCGGCGACCGGGATGTACGACGTGACCCAGCGGCGGCATTCGGTGCTGCGGAACTATCCGGTGCTCGGGCACCTGCGGTTCCTGCTCGAAAGCATCCGGCCGGAATTGCAGCAGTACTTCGTGGAACGCAACTTCGACGGCCGTCCGTACGACCGGGACGTCCGGTCCATTGTTTATCAACGCGCCAAGGGCACGGCCGCGGAAGAACCATTCGGCACCGAGCGCGACGTATACGCCGAGGGATACGAATTCCTCGTCCCGTCACTCGCGCCGGTGCCAGTTCCGGATACCGTGCCGCGAGTCCGCGTCGGCGGTCCGGACTGCACGCGGCCGTACGAGATGGCTTTGCTGAATGTGTCCGCGATGAGCTTTGGCTCCTTGTCCAGCAACGCAATCCTCGCGCTGAACCAGGGCGCCGCCCGCGGCGGTTTCGCCCACGACACCGGCGAAGGCGGGCTGTCGGAGTACCACCTTCGCGGCGGCGGCGACCTGATCTGGGAGATCGGCACCGGGTACTTCGGCTGCCGGACCTCCGACGGCGATTTCGATCCCTCGACTTTTTCCGACAAAGCTGCGCACGATTCGGTGAAATGCGTTTCGCTCAAGCTTTCGCAAGGCGCGAAGCCCGGGATGGGCGGGGTGCTGCCGGGTACTAAGGTGAATGCGGAAATCGCCCGGGTGCGGGAGGTTCCGTTGGGGGAGACCGTGGTTTCCCCGCCGTATCACCGAGTGTTCTCTACGCCGCGTGAACTGGTGCTGTTCATTGCCCGGATGCGCGAGCTGGCTGGCGGCAAGCCGACCGGATTCAAGCTGTGTGTCGGTTCGCGGGTGCAGGTGCTGGCGGTGTGCAAGGCGATGCTGGCCGAAGGGATTACGCCGGACTTCATTGTGGTCGACGGTGCCGAGGGCGGTACCGGTGCCGCTCCGCTGGAGTTCGCGGACCACCTTGGCACGCCGCTCACCGAGGGCCTGCACACTGTCCACAATGCACTGGTCGGTACCGGGTTGCGGGACCGGATCAAGCTCGGGGCGAGCGGGAAGGTCGCCACTGGGGCGGATGTGGTGAAGCGGCTGATCCAGGGCGCGGACTACACGAACGCGGCGCGGGCGATGATGTTCGCGGTCGGGTGCATCCAGTCGCAGCGATGCCATACGAACAAGTGCCCGGTAGGTGTCGCGACGCAGGACCCGCGCCGGGGGCGGGCGCTGGACGTCGGGGACAAGACCGAGCGAGTGCGGCGCTACCAGGAGGCTACGGTCGCTTCGGCGATGCGCATCATGGCTGCGATGGGGGTTTCGGATCCGGCGGAGCTGTCGCCGCAGTTGCTGCGACGGCGGGTTGATGCGCGGACGGTGCTGTCGTATGGGGAGTGGTACGACTGGTTGTCGCCGGGGGAGTTGCTGGCGGGACCGCCGAAGGGCTGGGCGGAGGAGTGGGCAGCGGCCGATCCGGACCGGTTCGCCTGA
- the metH gene encoding methionine synthase: MTQNLRNLLDQRVVVLDGAWGTMLQGAGLAPEDYRADWLEGHEKDVTGDPDLLNLTRPDVVLDVHRQYLAAGADITTTNTFTATSIGQADYGLQDRVREMNLRAAELARQAANEFGNRFVAGSIGPLNVTLSLSPRVEDPAYRAVSFEDVKASYAEQIQALSDGGVDLLMIETIFDTLNCKAAIAAAREVAPHLPLWISVTIVDLSGRTLSGQTVEAFWTSVAHARPMVVGVNCSLGAAEMRPHVEELAKLADTYTACHPNAGLPNAFGGYDQTPEETGGMLGEFAGAGMVNIVGGCCGTSPAHIAKIAEAVKGLPPRPVPAHEASTRFSGLEPFKIGADTGFVMIGERTNVTGSAKFRRLIEAGDHQAAVDVALEQVRGGANLLDVNFDADLLESEQEMTTFLNLIATEPEVARIPVMVDSSRWSVLEAGLRCVQGKGVVNSISLKEGEGPFLEQARRIHDYGAGVVVMAFDEKGQADTVERKVEICSRAYDLLTREAGFAGEDIIFDPNVLAVATGISEHNGYAKAFIEALPLIKERCPGAHTSGGISNLSFSFRGNNVVREAMHSAFLFHAVRAGLDMGIVNAGQLAVYEDIPKDLLELVEDVLFDRREDATDRLVEFAETVKGSGTKRVVDLSWRDKPVAERLSHALVHGIVDFIEDDTEEARQSFERPLEVIEGPLMDGMKIVGDLFGSGKMFLPQVVKSARVMKRSVAYLEPYMEAEKEKMLAEGRIQTSRGQGKVVLATVKGDVHDIGKNIVGVVLGCNNYEVIDLGVMVPAAKILDTAVAEHADVVGLSGLITPSLDEMVSVAQEMQRRGLKLPLLIGGATTSKQHTAVKIAPAYDHTTVHVLDASRVVGVVSDLLDTDRADALDTANRAEQQRLRVQHENRHATPMLTVEQARANAEKVSFDEIPTPEFTGVRVVEPSIPELREMIDWQFLFLAWELKGKYPAILDQPVARELFDDANQLLDEIIENGSFTARGAYAFWPAHSEGDDILLDGEYSDWKFPMLRQQTQKPEGRANRCLADYIAPAGFGDHLGGFAVGIHGAEDLAARYEAEHDDYRAIMVKALADRLAEAFAEYLHLEARRRWFEPDVQPDLADLHAERFRGIRPALGYPASPDHSEKKDLFSLLGADELGIGLTESYAMTPAAAVSGLIFAHPDSRYFTVGRLGRDQMEDYAARRGEELSEVERWLRPNLAY; this comes from the coding sequence ATGACCCAGAACCTGCGGAACCTGCTCGACCAGCGCGTCGTCGTGCTCGACGGGGCCTGGGGCACGATGCTGCAGGGCGCCGGTCTCGCTCCCGAGGACTACCGGGCGGACTGGCTCGAAGGCCACGAGAAGGACGTCACCGGCGACCCGGACCTGCTGAACCTCACGCGGCCGGACGTCGTGCTCGACGTGCACCGCCAGTACCTCGCCGCGGGCGCGGACATCACCACTACCAACACGTTCACCGCCACCAGCATCGGCCAGGCGGACTACGGCCTGCAGGACCGCGTGCGCGAGATGAACCTGCGCGCCGCCGAGCTTGCGCGCCAGGCCGCGAACGAGTTCGGCAACCGGTTCGTGGCCGGGTCGATCGGCCCGCTGAACGTCACGCTGTCGCTCTCGCCGCGCGTCGAAGACCCGGCGTACCGCGCGGTCAGCTTCGAAGACGTCAAAGCCTCGTACGCCGAGCAGATCCAGGCGCTCTCCGACGGCGGCGTCGACCTGCTGATGATCGAGACGATCTTCGACACCCTCAACTGCAAGGCCGCCATCGCCGCGGCCCGCGAGGTCGCGCCGCATCTGCCGCTGTGGATTTCGGTGACCATCGTCGACCTGTCCGGGCGCACCCTGTCCGGCCAGACCGTCGAGGCGTTCTGGACGTCCGTCGCGCACGCGCGCCCGATGGTCGTCGGCGTCAACTGTTCGCTCGGCGCCGCCGAAATGCGCCCGCACGTGGAGGAACTGGCGAAGCTCGCCGACACCTACACCGCGTGCCACCCGAACGCGGGCCTGCCCAACGCGTTCGGCGGCTACGACCAGACGCCCGAGGAAACCGGCGGCATGCTCGGCGAGTTCGCCGGGGCCGGGATGGTCAACATCGTCGGCGGCTGCTGCGGCACCTCGCCCGCGCACATCGCGAAGATCGCCGAGGCCGTCAAGGGACTCCCGCCGCGGCCGGTGCCCGCGCACGAGGCGAGCACGCGGTTCTCCGGCCTCGAACCGTTCAAGATCGGCGCGGACACCGGGTTCGTGATGATCGGCGAACGCACCAACGTCACCGGTTCGGCGAAGTTCCGCCGGCTCATCGAGGCGGGCGACCACCAGGCGGCGGTGGACGTCGCGCTGGAGCAGGTCCGCGGCGGCGCGAACCTGCTGGACGTCAACTTCGACGCCGACCTGCTCGAATCCGAGCAGGAGATGACGACGTTCCTCAACCTGATCGCCACCGAGCCCGAGGTCGCGCGCATCCCGGTGATGGTCGACAGTTCGCGCTGGAGCGTGCTGGAAGCCGGGCTCCGCTGCGTGCAGGGCAAGGGCGTGGTCAACTCGATCAGCCTCAAGGAGGGCGAGGGCCCGTTCCTGGAGCAGGCCCGGCGCATCCACGACTACGGCGCCGGCGTCGTGGTGATGGCTTTCGACGAGAAGGGCCAGGCCGACACGGTCGAGCGCAAGGTCGAAATCTGTTCCCGCGCTTACGATCTGCTCACCCGCGAGGCCGGTTTCGCGGGCGAGGACATCATTTTCGACCCGAACGTGCTCGCCGTCGCCACCGGCATCAGCGAGCACAACGGCTACGCGAAGGCGTTCATCGAGGCGCTGCCGCTGATCAAGGAGCGCTGCCCGGGCGCGCACACCTCCGGCGGCATCTCGAACCTGTCGTTTTCCTTTCGCGGCAACAACGTCGTGCGCGAGGCGATGCACTCGGCGTTCCTGTTCCACGCCGTGCGCGCCGGGCTCGACATGGGCATCGTCAACGCCGGCCAGCTCGCGGTGTACGAGGACATCCCGAAGGACCTGCTGGAGCTGGTCGAGGACGTCCTGTTCGACCGCCGCGAGGACGCCACCGACCGGCTCGTGGAGTTCGCCGAGACGGTCAAGGGCAGCGGCACCAAGCGCGTCGTCGACCTGTCCTGGCGCGACAAGCCGGTGGCGGAACGGCTTTCGCACGCGCTGGTGCACGGCATCGTGGACTTCATCGAGGACGACACCGAGGAGGCCCGGCAGTCGTTCGAGCGGCCGCTCGAGGTGATCGAGGGTCCGCTGATGGACGGCATGAAGATCGTCGGCGACCTCTTCGGCTCCGGGAAGATGTTCCTGCCGCAGGTCGTGAAGAGCGCGCGGGTGATGAAGCGTTCGGTGGCCTATCTCGAGCCGTACATGGAGGCGGAGAAGGAGAAGATGCTGGCCGAGGGCCGCATCCAGACCTCCCGCGGCCAGGGCAAGGTCGTGCTCGCCACGGTGAAGGGCGACGTGCACGACATCGGCAAGAACATCGTCGGCGTTGTGCTGGGCTGCAACAACTACGAGGTGATCGACCTCGGCGTGATGGTGCCCGCGGCGAAGATCCTCGACACCGCGGTCGCCGAGCACGCGGACGTCGTCGGGCTGTCCGGGCTGATCACGCCGTCGCTGGACGAGATGGTGTCGGTGGCGCAGGAAATGCAGCGGCGCGGGCTGAAGCTGCCGCTGCTGATCGGCGGCGCGACCACGTCGAAGCAGCACACCGCGGTGAAGATCGCGCCGGCGTACGACCACACGACGGTGCACGTGCTTGACGCGTCACGGGTGGTCGGCGTGGTGTCCGACCTGCTCGACACCGACCGCGCCGACGCGCTGGACACCGCCAACCGCGCCGAACAGCAGCGGTTGCGCGTCCAGCACGAAAACCGGCACGCGACGCCGATGCTGACTGTCGAGCAGGCACGCGCCAACGCCGAGAAGGTGTCGTTCGACGAGATCCCGACGCCGGAATTCACCGGCGTGCGCGTGGTCGAGCCGTCGATTCCGGAGCTGCGCGAGATGATCGACTGGCAGTTCCTGTTCCTGGCCTGGGAACTCAAGGGCAAGTACCCGGCGATCCTCGACCAGCCGGTCGCGCGCGAGCTGTTCGACGACGCGAACCAACTGCTGGACGAGATCATCGAGAACGGCTCGTTCACCGCGCGCGGCGCATACGCGTTCTGGCCCGCGCATTCCGAGGGCGACGACATCCTGCTCGACGGCGAGTACTCGGACTGGAAGTTCCCGATGCTGCGCCAGCAGACGCAGAAGCCGGAGGGCCGCGCGAACCGGTGCCTCGCCGACTACATCGCCCCCGCCGGTTTCGGCGACCACCTGGGCGGATTCGCCGTCGGCATCCACGGCGCGGAGGACCTGGCCGCGCGCTACGAGGCCGAGCACGACGACTACCGGGCGATCATGGTGAAGGCGCTGGCCGACCGGCTGGCCGAAGCGTTCGCCGAGTACCTGCACCTGGAGGCCCGCCGCCGCTGGTTCGAGCCGGACGTGCAGCCGGACCTGGCGGACCTGCACGCGGAACGCTTCCGCGGCATCCGCCCCGCGCTCGGCTACCCGGCGAGCCCGGACCACAGCGAGAAGAAGGACCTGTTCTCGCTGCTGGGCGCCGACGAGCTGGGGATCGGGCTGACCGAGTCGTACGCGATGACCCCGGCCGCCGCGGTGAGCGGGCTGATCTTCGCGCATCCGGACTCGCGGTACTTCACGGTCGGCCGGTTGGGCCGCGACCAGATGGAGGACTACGCGGCCCGGCGCGGCGAGGAACTGTCCGAAGTGGAGCGGTGGCTGCGGCCTAATCTGGCTTACTGA
- a CDS encoding DUF6790 family protein produces MEIPYAAQTLFPLIWPLIAVVGAVLRTRKSPSPRARLETWQRWWAVAALGCGSLWMVLAFLGAPGVMAETIGFAPSAFQFEIAFANLGLAVMGFRAASASATVRERITVGLGAGMFLWGALIGHGYQWFANGDHAPGNTGGVLVCDLLFPAVLIVLAVRSKRLAAAKQPELV; encoded by the coding sequence ATGGAGATCCCTTACGCAGCTCAGACCCTGTTCCCCCTGATCTGGCCGCTGATCGCGGTCGTCGGTGCGGTGCTCCGCACCCGGAAGAGCCCTTCGCCGCGGGCCAGGCTCGAAACCTGGCAGCGGTGGTGGGCCGTCGCCGCGCTCGGGTGCGGCAGCCTGTGGATGGTCCTCGCGTTCCTCGGCGCGCCGGGCGTGATGGCCGAGACCATCGGATTCGCCCCGTCGGCGTTCCAGTTCGAGATCGCGTTCGCCAACCTCGGGCTCGCGGTGATGGGCTTCCGCGCCGCCTCGGCCTCGGCCACCGTGCGGGAGCGCATCACCGTCGGCCTCGGGGCCGGGATGTTCCTGTGGGGCGCGCTGATCGGGCACGGGTACCAGTGGTTCGCGAACGGCGACCACGCGCCGGGCAACACCGGCGGCGTCCTGGTCTGCGACCTGCTCTTCCCGGCGGTGCTGATCGTCCTCGCGGTCCGTTCGAAGCGGCTGGCCGCGGCCAAGCAGCCGGAGCTGGTCTAG
- a CDS encoding AMP-binding protein: protein MQLQPSAHVDTFCRDHLPPFEQWPRLWFDLPELQYPDRLNAATRLLDDTIARWGADRPALLSPAESWSYGEVLTRANQIAHELTAQGVVPGNRVLLRGPNTPWLAACWLGVLKAGAVAVATMPMLRAHELSKIIEASTPVIALCDHRYPEELQSFELPLIPYGGDAPDDLAARCATRPESFEDIDTAADDVALLAFTSGTTGRPKATMHFHRDLLAIADTFSRHLVKPRETDLFCGTPPLAFTFGLGGLLVFPLHAGAATLLIERATPAELADLVAEHNVTVLFTAPTAYRAILASDRRPLLSGLRRAVSAGEALPESVATDFHEATGHWLIDGIGSTEMLHVFISAADEDARPGATGRAVPGYRAQVVDDEGRPVPDGTPGRLAVQGPTGCRYLADDRQTVFVEDGWNLTGDTYVRDSDGYFHYRARSDDMIVSSGYNIAGPEVEEVLLRHPDVLECAVVAAPDDARGSIVAAYVVLNEGVLGDDAKVKELQDFAKSLAAPYKYPRRVEFIPDLPRNPSGKVQRYLLRRRAAEPVS, encoded by the coding sequence GTGCAGCTCCAGCCGAGTGCGCATGTCGACACGTTCTGCCGGGACCACCTCCCGCCGTTCGAGCAGTGGCCGCGGTTGTGGTTCGACCTGCCCGAACTGCAGTACCCCGATCGGCTCAACGCGGCCACTCGCCTGCTCGACGACACGATCGCGCGCTGGGGAGCCGACCGTCCCGCGCTGCTGTCCCCTGCCGAATCCTGGTCCTACGGCGAGGTTCTGACCCGCGCCAACCAGATCGCCCATGAACTCACCGCACAAGGCGTCGTGCCGGGGAACCGCGTGCTGCTGCGCGGACCGAACACCCCGTGGCTCGCCGCGTGCTGGCTCGGCGTCCTGAAAGCGGGCGCGGTCGCCGTCGCCACTATGCCGATGTTGCGCGCGCACGAGCTGTCGAAAATCATCGAAGCCAGCACGCCCGTCATCGCCCTCTGCGACCACCGGTACCCCGAAGAACTGCAGTCCTTCGAGCTCCCCCTGATCCCCTACGGCGGCGACGCTCCCGACGATCTTGCCGCCCGCTGCGCGACCCGCCCCGAGAGCTTCGAGGACATCGACACCGCCGCGGACGACGTCGCCCTCCTCGCCTTCACCTCGGGCACCACCGGTCGTCCCAAGGCGACCATGCATTTCCACCGCGACCTGCTCGCCATCGCCGACACGTTCTCCCGGCACCTGGTCAAACCCCGGGAAACCGACCTGTTCTGCGGCACTCCCCCTCTCGCGTTCACTTTCGGACTCGGCGGGCTGCTGGTCTTCCCGCTGCACGCCGGCGCCGCGACGCTGCTCATCGAACGCGCCACACCAGCCGAGTTGGCCGACCTCGTCGCCGAGCACAACGTGACCGTCCTGTTCACCGCGCCCACCGCGTACCGGGCGATCCTGGCGTCCGACCGCCGCCCGCTGCTGTCCGGCTTGCGCCGCGCGGTGTCGGCGGGCGAGGCGCTGCCCGAATCCGTCGCGACCGACTTCCACGAGGCGACCGGCCACTGGCTCATCGACGGCATCGGCAGCACCGAAATGCTGCACGTCTTCATCTCCGCCGCCGACGAGGACGCCCGCCCGGGAGCCACCGGCCGCGCCGTTCCCGGCTACCGCGCGCAAGTCGTCGACGACGAAGGCCGCCCCGTCCCCGACGGCACCCCCGGCCGCCTGGCCGTCCAAGGCCCGACCGGATGCCGCTACCTCGCCGACGACCGGCAGACCGTCTTCGTCGAGGACGGCTGGAACCTGACCGGCGACACCTACGTCCGCGACTCCGACGGCTACTTCCACTACCGCGCCCGCAGCGACGACATGATCGTCTCGTCCGGCTACAACATCGCCGGTCCCGAGGTGGAAGAGGTGCTGCTGCGCCATCCCGACGTGCTGGAGTGCGCGGTGGTCGCCGCCCCGGACGACGCGCGCGGCTCGATCGTCGCGGCCTATGTGGTCCTCAACGAAGGTGTCCTCGGCGACGACGCGAAGGTGAAGGAACTGCAGGACTTCGCGAAATCCCTTGCCGCGCCGTACAAATACCCGCGACGGGTGGAGTTCATCCCGGACCTGCCGCGCAACCCGAGCGGAAAGGTGCAGCGGTACCTGCTGCGGCGGCGCGCCGCCGAACCGGTGAGCTGA
- a CDS encoding contact-dependent growth inhibition system immunity protein: protein MRKSSAEGGDDPRSRHADRSARSLEQIENSDWGDPPADATRLIETVHRLRRKPIGLLTAEDLRLLLGQNVGAPIFVPRALAMLEEDPLREGDLYPGDLLAATMRIPSTHWHARPDHLERLKRVIAAVDTTAEDFDSLLRGRIAEFREQLRS from the coding sequence ATGCGAAAATCCTCGGCGGAAGGAGGTGACGACCCCAGGTCCCGACATGCCGACCGGTCCGCCCGATCGCTGGAGCAGATCGAAAACTCCGACTGGGGAGACCCGCCCGCCGACGCGACCCGGCTGATCGAAACCGTGCATCGCTTGCGGCGCAAGCCCATCGGCCTGCTCACCGCCGAGGACCTGCGCCTCCTGCTCGGCCAGAACGTCGGCGCGCCGATCTTCGTGCCGCGGGCGCTGGCGATGCTGGAGGAGGACCCCCTCCGCGAAGGCGACCTCTACCCCGGCGATCTCTTGGCGGCGACGATGCGCATCCCGTCGACCCACTGGCACGCCCGCCCGGACCACCTCGAGCGGCTCAAACGTGTCATCGCCGCGGTCGACACGACGGCCGAGGACTTCGACAGCCTCCTCCGCGGGCGCATCGCCGAATTCCGCGAGCAGCTCCGCTCCTGA
- a CDS encoding MarR family winged helix-turn-helix transcriptional regulator, producing MDDGLAEALHRVVYLLGEAARQRADGSGGLTYSQLRLLGTVEDIEPATQHQLAQAMSVSDPAISRALRPLESAGLVQVRQDPEHARRRLVTLTDAGRAAFHDTGKPLRDEFREALLKAGFPYEQYLRDTERLAELLS from the coding sequence GTGGACGACGGACTTGCCGAAGCGCTGCATCGAGTGGTGTACCTGCTGGGCGAAGCCGCGCGGCAGCGCGCGGACGGCTCAGGCGGATTGACGTACAGCCAGCTGCGATTGCTGGGCACAGTGGAAGACATCGAACCCGCGACGCAGCATCAGCTGGCGCAGGCGATGTCGGTCTCCGACCCGGCGATCAGCCGCGCGCTGCGCCCGCTGGAATCGGCCGGGCTCGTGCAGGTGCGCCAAGACCCCGAGCACGCCCGACGACGGCTGGTCACGCTGACTGACGCGGGCCGTGCCGCCTTCCATGACACGGGGAAGCCGCTCCGGGACGAGTTCCGCGAGGCCTTGCTGAAGGCGGGTTTTCCGTATGAGCAGTACTTGCGCGATACGGAGCGGCTCGCGGAACTACTGTCCTGA
- a CDS encoding STAS domain-containing protein, with protein MASGDGQDAGDLEVSVRWRGPAAVVTVGGEIDLVTAPELGEFVGGVLEREPGVLVVDLRAVDFLSSSGLQVLAGAHRQLDAGALRVVSTSSITSRPFTTTGLDEWISLFPSVDQALAGVAGAGG; from the coding sequence GTGGCTTCGGGAGACGGGCAGGACGCGGGCGACCTCGAGGTGTCCGTCCGGTGGCGGGGACCGGCCGCGGTCGTGACCGTGGGCGGCGAGATCGATCTGGTCACCGCGCCGGAACTCGGCGAGTTCGTCGGCGGGGTGCTCGAGCGCGAGCCCGGCGTGCTGGTCGTGGACCTGCGCGCGGTCGACTTCCTCAGCTCGTCCGGGCTGCAGGTGCTGGCCGGCGCGCACCGCCAGCTCGACGCGGGGGCGTTGCGGGTGGTGAGCACGTCCTCGATCACCTCGCGGCCGTTCACGACCACCGGACTCGACGAGTGGATCTCGCTGTTCCCCTCGGTCGACCAGGCGCTGGCCGGGGTGGCCGGAGCGGGCGGTTGA